The Pseudomonas entomophila genome segment GTGCCGCTGCTGCGAGCATTGGAGGCGGCGCGCCAGACCTTGGGCAACGACTGCCTCGACCAGTGCGTCAGCGAGGCCACGGCGCGGGTGCGCGAGGGTGTGGGGCTGGCCTCGGCGCTGGCGGTCGGCAAGGTGTTCCCGCCGTTGCTCATCCACCTGGTCGCCAGCGGTGAGAAGACCGGCGACCTGCCGCCGATGCTCGACCGGGCGGCCGACAGCCTGGCCAAGGATATCGAGCGGCGGGCGATGGGCATGACGGCCTTGCTCGAGCCGCTGATGATCGTGGTGATGGGGGCGGTGGTGCTGTTGATCGTGATGGCGGTGCTGATGCCGATCATCGAGATCAACCAGTTGGTGCAGTGAAGCCTACGATTACTCGCCGAGGCGTTGTTCCCGCGAGGGCGGATAACCAAAGTAAGCGGCGTAGCACTTGCTGAAGTGCGACACCGAGACGAACCCACAGGCTACCGCGACTTCCATCACCGACAGGTCAGAGTACTGCAGCAGGCGCCGGCTCTTGGTGATGCGCAACTCCATGTAGTAGCGCCGTGGCGAGGTGCCGAGCTGGGCCTGGAACAGGCGGTCGATCTGCCGCCGCGAACGGCCGGAGTAGGCGGCCAGCTGGTCCAGGCTCAGGGTTTCCTCGAGGTTGTTCTCCATCAGCTCGACGATGGTGCGCAGGTGCAGGCTCATGGACTTCTTCGCCCCTGGGCCGACCTGGCGATAGCGCGCGCCGGAGAACGACAGGATCTCCTCGACCCCCTCGGCCAGGGCGTCGCCGTGCAGGCGGCGGACCAGGCCGAGCATCAGCTCCATGGCGCCGTTGGGGCTGGCGGCGCTGAGGCGGTCGCGGTCGAGGGTGAAGCTGGCCGGGGTGATGCGGGTCTGCGGGCTGCATTCGGCCAGGCTGGCGCGTTGCTCGGGGTGGACGCTGCAGCCATAGTCGTCGAGCACCCCGGCGCGGCCGAGGAACCAGGCGCCGTTCCACAGCCCACCTAGCGTCATGCCGTGGCTGGCGCAATCACACAGCAGGCGGTCGAGCTCGGGGTACTTGAGGGGGGTGCGCAGGCCGCCGCAGATCACCAGCAGGTCGAGCCCGTGCAGGGTATTCGCGGCGAGGGGAGTGGCGACCAGTTCCAGGCCCAGGTCGCTGAGCACCCGGTCGCCGCCCAGCGACAGCGGGGTGAAGGCGAAGCGCTCGGCGCGCAGCAGGTTGGCGGTGACCAGCACGTCCATGGCCACGGTGAAGCTGGCCATGGAGAAGTGTTCGAGCAGCACGAAGGCGACCTGGTAGGGGCGTTCGACGCTGCCGTCGGTGGGCTTGAGCCGCAGCATGTTGCTGGTGCTGGTCTTCTTGCTGAACTGGCGTGGCGTGGGCACTGCGGACTCCGCTTCCTGGCTGGCGGAGATGAGTGTGCGTCGGGGCGGGGTGAAAGACAACCGGGTGAGTACGCGTTGGGCTATGCTGGGCGTCCGCTCCCCCAGGACCTCGATCACCATGAAATACGTTGCCGCCCTGTTGCTCAGCCTGCTCCCGTTGCTGGCTCAAGCTGTCGAGCCTGGGGACAGGCTCGCGCCCTGGACCTTGCTCGATCAATACGACCAGCCCTACAGCCTGTCGGCCGACACCCGCATCCTGCTGGTAGCCCAGGACATGGATGGCGCCAAGCTGGTCAAGGCGGCGTTGGCGGGGCAGCCCAAGGGCTACCTGGAGGCGCGCGATGCGGTGTTCGTCGCCGATATCCAGCGCATGCCGGCGCTGGTCAGCAAGCTGTTCGCCATACCGGCGATGCGTGACTACAGCTACCGGGTGATGCTGGATCGCGAAGGGCGGGTCGCCAGCCGTTATGCGGCGGCTGATGGCAAGGTGCAGTGGTTGACGTTGGACAAAGGTGTGCTGGTGAAGCGCCAAGCGTTTTCCGATGCCCCGGCACTCAAGGCGGCCCTGGAGCACCTGTAGGAGCTGGCCTTGCCGGCGAACACCGGCAAGGCCGGTGCCATCCACCGCGTCGCCTGGTTCGCCGGCAAGGCCGGCTTCTACAGGCCGTGTTCAACTGAAGGCTTCCTCCAGCAATCTGGGCAATAATTCTCCGGCCTTACCGGCCAGGGTGAACTCACGCGGATGGCTGGCCACCACCGGTTGCGGATTGACATGCACCACCGTCGCGCCGGCCTGCAACGCTAC includes the following:
- a CDS encoding FAD/FMN-containing dehydrogenase; this translates as MKYVAALLLSLLPLLAQAVEPGDRLAPWTLLDQYDQPYSLSADTRILLVAQDMDGAKLVKAALAGQPKGYLEARDAVFVADIQRMPALVSKLFAIPAMRDYSYRVMLDREGRVASRYAAADGKVQWLTLDKGVLVKRQAFSDAPALKAALEHL
- a CDS encoding GlxA family transcriptional regulator, with the translated sequence MPTPRQFSKKTSTSNMLRLKPTDGSVERPYQVAFVLLEHFSMASFTVAMDVLVTANLLRAERFAFTPLSLGGDRVLSDLGLELVATPLAANTLHGLDLLVICGGLRTPLKYPELDRLLCDCASHGMTLGGLWNGAWFLGRAGVLDDYGCSVHPEQRASLAECSPQTRITPASFTLDRDRLSAASPNGAMELMLGLVRRLHGDALAEGVEEILSFSGARYRQVGPGAKKSMSLHLRTIVELMENNLEETLSLDQLAAYSGRSRRQIDRLFQAQLGTSPRRYYMELRITKSRRLLQYSDLSVMEVAVACGFVSVSHFSKCYAAYFGYPPSREQRLGE